From one Henningerozyma blattae CBS 6284 chromosome 1, complete genome genomic stretch:
- the AIM25 gene encoding Aim25p (similar to Saccharomyces cerevisiae YJR100C; ancestral locus Anc_7.472) produces the protein MLPILKKPSIQSTIFLRCLYSTNSHIIRNGSFRRIRHPTYNDQNLNSYNNAYQNNSFNHSTKDNGNNNNSFNYGNSQSATIIQPYHPVVQTLLKEPTIVIERQIEMMNIFLGYEQANKYVIMNTMGNKIGYIMERDFSISKMIMRQFSKLHRPFTVDIFDNWGNVVLTIRRPFSWINSHIKALLPPLTVERNGQPVNMHDNNGTLIGESIQSWHLWRRRYDLFTNSFKEEATADNNNYNNASFDQFGAIDAPFLSFEFPVLDQSNKVIAGVDRNWVGLGREFFTDTGVYIIRFNSQQSFEGVYSKEQLSNHVLNLDQRAVLLANAISIDFDYFSRHSRTTGGGLFTFGSYDE, from the coding sequence ATGCTACCAATACTTAAAAAACCATCGATTCAAAGTACTATTTTTCTTCGATGCTTATATTCTACGAATTCTCATATTATCAGAAATGGATCTTTTAGACGCATTAGGCATCCAACCTATAATGACCAAAACTTAAATTCTTATAACAATGcttatcaaaataattcttttaatcaTTCAACTAAGGATAACggaaacaataataactcATTCAATTATGGAAATAGCCAGTCAGCAACAATCATTCAACCATACCACCCCGTTGTACAAACATTACTCAAAGAACCAACCATTGTGATTGAAAGACAAATTGAAATgatgaatatattcttaGGCTATGAGCAAGCTAATAAGTATGTAATAATGAATACAATGGGTAATAAAATTGGTTATATAATGGAAAGAGATTTTTCCATTAGCAAGATGATAATGAGACAATTCTCTAAATTACACAGACCTTTTACGGtagatatatttgataattggGGAAATGTAGTTCTAACCATTAGAAGACCATTTTCTTGGATTAACTCTCATATCAAAGCTTTATTACCACCATTAACAGTTGAACGTAATGGACAACCAGTCAATATGCATGATAATAACGGTACTCTTATAGGGGAATCTATTCAAAGTTGGCATTTATGGAGACGCCGTtatgatttatttactaACAGCTTTAAAGAAGAAGCAACTGCtgataataacaattatAACAATGCTAGTTTTGATCAATTTGGGGCCATAGATGCtccatttttatcttttgaatTCCCAGTACTAGACCAATCTAATAAAGTGATTGCTGGTGTTGACAGAAACTGGGTAGGTTTAGGCCGAGAGTTTTTCACTGATACAGGTGTGTATATTATCAGATTCAATTCCCAACAGAGTTTTGAAGGTGTATATTCTAAAGAACAATTGAGTAATCATGTTCTTAACTTAGATCAAAGGGCAGTATTATTAGCCAATGctatttcaattgatttcgattatttttcaagacACTCTCGTACTACTGGGGGAGGGCTATTTACTTTTGGCAGTTATGATGAGTGA
- the SRP101 gene encoding Signal recognition particle receptor subunit alpha (similar to Saccharomyces cerevisiae SRP101 (YDR292C); ancestral locus Anc_5.302): protein MFEQLAILTPQGTVLYQYNPLGKKFQEAQINAFINQLIVSPATKKDDITKKFSVFVVNSSVSSKKSVKNFCAMFHVNKQPEIYFVVTYAELSLELNRDSEELLKLAIDLWDSLELSTSVSENLNQYKTNANEHSQVFILNDMEEDLSKYDKYLKVKYEESIKAKLTTLSELETKEINGSPEKLVHKRIREAKKTSTSGGRKWGRDGMMEEINTAEASKLDFSESDRDPSSNNSPTPEPIINKEQFGSREKNGDYLIKEIDDLLTSNKNNDEEKDINNNSGYFMSGFSFLQKHVIGNKIITEKDLLSVLDKLKKQLISKNVAPEAANYLADQVSRDLVGSKTAIWTSVENTARESLTKALTQILMPNVSVDLLHEIQKKTSILDSEGKKQPYVFSVVGVNGVGKSTNLSKLAFWLLQNNQKVLIVACDTFRSGAVEQLRVHVENLAQLTDESHVRGSKNKRGKSGNDFVELFEAGYGGSDLVTKIAKQAIKYAKDTGFDIVLMDTAGRRHNDATLMSPLKAFAEQAKPDKIIMVGEALVGTDSVQQAKNFNDAFGKARNLDFFIISKCDTVGEMLGTMVNMVYATGIPILFVGVGQTYTDLRTLSVKWAVNTLMS, encoded by the coding sequence ATGTTTGAACAACTAGCAATTCTCACCCCACAAGGCACTGTTCTTTACCAATATAACCCTTTAGGAAAAAAGTTCCAAGAGGCTCAAATCAATGCCTTcattaatcaattaattgtttCTCCAGCCACAAAGAAGGATGATATCACGAAAAAATTTAGTGTCTTCGTTGTAAACAGTAGTGTTAGTTCTAAAAAATCTGTCAAAAACTTTTGCGCCATGTTTCATGTTAATAAGCAGCctgaaatatattttgtagTTACATACGCAGAGTTATCATTAGAACTGAATAGAGATtcagaagaattattaaaactaGCAATTGACTTATGGGATTCCTTAGAACTATCAACGTCAGTATCCGAAAATTTAAACCAATATAAGACCAATGCAAATGAGCATAGCCAAGTGTTTATCTTGAATGATATGGAAGAAGATTTAAGtaaatatgataaatatttaaaagttaaatatgAAGAATCAATAAAGGCCAAACTCACAACATTATCAGAACTTGAAactaaagaaataaatggCTCTCCAGAAAAATTGGTACACAAGAGGATAAGAGAAGCTAAAAAGACAAGTACAAGCGGTGGTAGAAAATGGGGTCGTGATGGTATGATGGAAGAGATTAATACTGCTGAAGCATCAAAATTGGATTTCTCTGAATCTGATAGAGACCCCAGCAGTAACAATAGCCCCACTCCAGAACCGATAATTAACAAAGAACAATTTGGCAGcagagaaaaaaatggtgattatttaattaaggAAATCGATGATTTGCTGACCTCtaacaaaaataatgatgaagaaaaggatatcaataataatagcgGCTACTTCATGTCAGGTTTTAGCTTCTTGCAAAAACATGTAATtggtaataaaataattactGAGAAGGATCTTCTTTCAGTGCTTGACAAGCTAAAAAAGCaattaatttctaaaaatgtTGCCCCAGAAGCTGCTAACTATTTAGCGGATCAAGTTTCTCGTGATTTAGTCGGTTCTAAGACTGCCATCTGGACCAGTGTTGAAAATACTGCTCGAGAATCATTAACTAAGGCACTAACACAAATTTTAATGCCAAATGTGTCTGTTGACTTATTAcatgaaattcaaaaaaagacTTCTATCTTAGATAGTGAAGGTAAAAAACAGCCGTACGTTTTTTCTGTAGTTGGTGTAAATGGTGTTGGAAAATCtacaaatttatcaaaattagcATTTTGGCTCTTACAAAATAACCAAAAAGTTTTAATTGTAGCATGCGATACATTCAGATCTGGTGCTGTTGAACAATTAAGAGTGCACGTTGAAAATTTAGCTCAATTGACTGATGAGTCTCACGTTCGTGgttcaaaaaataagagAGGTAAATCAGGTAACGATTttgttgaattatttgaagctGGCTATGGGGGCTCTGATTTAGTCACTAAAATTGCTAAACAAGCGATCAAGTACGCGAAAGATACTGGGTTTGACATTGTTTTAATGGATACAGCTGGTAGAAGACATAATGATGCTACATTGATGTCCCCATTGAAAGCGTTTGCTGAACAAGCTAAACcagataaaattattatggtCGGTGAAGCTCTAGTTGGGACTGATTCCGTCCAGCAAGCTAAAAACTTTAATGATGCATTTGGGAAAGCAAgaaatttagatttttttattatatctaaGTGTGATACTGTTGGTGAAATGCTTGGTACTATGGTAAATATGGTATATGCTACCGGTAttccaatattatttgtaggTGTTGGCCAGACATACACTGATTTAAGAACTCTAAGTGTCAAATGGGCTGTAAATACATTAATGTCATAA
- the HRQ1 gene encoding ATP-dependent 3'-5' DNA helicase (similar to Saccharomyces cerevisiae YDR291W; ancestral locus Anc_5.301): MSHQDNERKKIKLDIKSPNDELQSLKDFFFRLNTFYTFLLCRKHILPTYETLSSQIKTALKRDITELDFARVAAIMPNDCMFKYIDENQINLEKKVFDFNNGGHQMKDNDIFELKNIDNEFQKPKSSQILIFEFIDGVMKRSWKTETPFTNAKLPTYTLDEMKKMISNRKVRFEELLKTFLEKYENPIVELNHIANTLLPMKKDYIDPIEHMMKAHRNIGGNGNSLDESETLTIPNMIEDLKHMNFYNNQIKGHFIIPEKSPEYKQLNFELSSEIYQALEHKQFYTHQADAINAVHDGSNVIITTSTSSGKSLIYQLSAIDLLLKNPESTFMYIFPTKALAQDQKRAFQALLAKIPELNDVVTDTYDGDTEPEQRKYIRKNSRVIFTNPDMIHASILPSHPNWRHFLYNLKLVVVDELHTYKGLFGSHVALVMRRLIRICQEYYNNYSLQFISCSATLKKPIEHMKGIFGISNTILINEDGSPSSNKHLLIWNPPTLSQHLRKRESFIRESARILVQLILKNVRTIAFCYVRRVCELLMKEVRAIFEEIDKPDMITEVMAYRGGYSAKDRRKIEREMFHGNLRAVISTNALELGIDIGTLDTVLMCGFPMSLANFHQQSGRAGRRNKDSMTLVVASDSPIDQHYIAHPEILLEVNNTDAYQELILDFDNFLILDGHIQCAAFELPIKIERDKDYFDEKYLTRLCKERLQFSKDGYHTHNKFLPWPSKHVSLRGVEEDQFAVVDITNGRNAVIEEIETSRTSFTLYDGGIFIHQGYPYLVKEFNPEERYATVQRVDVDWVTSQRDFTDVDPQMIEMVRSLEGSDTPIYYGQIKTTIIVFGFFKVDKFKRIIDSVETHNPPVIIDSKGFWIDIPKRALEICKEKGLSIAGAIHAAEHAIIGLLPRFIVAGVEEIQTECKAPEKEFAERQTKRKRPARLIFTDSKGGKYGSGLSIKAFEHIDEILESALERIVECKCPDGCPDCVAASFCKENSLVISKPGALVLFHCILGHPEATYINSIKEGPEPNMPDIVVETVTPVSDHVNFSPNFKIIDVRTSIKEEVVEK, from the coding sequence ATGTCACACCAAGATAATGAAAGGAAAAAGATAAAGTTAGATATCAAGTCTCCAAACGATGAATTACAAAGCTTGAAggattttttctttaggTTAAATACTTTCTAcacttttttattatgtaGAAAACACATCTTACCAACATATGAAACATTATCATCTCAAATTAAAACTGCACTAAAGAGAGATATCACAGAATTAGATTTTGCTAGAGTTGCTGCAATAATGCCTAATGATTGTATGTTCAAATACATAGATGAgaatcaaattaatttggaaaaaaaagtatttgattttaataatggtGGTCATCAAATGaaagataatgatatttttgaattaaaaaatattgataatgaatttcaaaaacCAAAGAGTtctcaaattttaatatttgaatttatcgATGGCGTCATGAAACGGTCTTGGAAGACTGAAACTCCCTTTACTAATGCTAAATTACCAACTTACACTCTTgatgaaatgaaaaaaatgatatctAACAGAAAAGTTAGGTTTGAAGAATTGTTGAAGACATTCTTAGAAAAGTACGAAAATCCTATTGTTGAGCTTAATCATATTGCAAACACTCTTCTTCCCATGAAAAAGGATTACATAGATCCTATTGAACATATGATGAAAGCTCATCGTAACATAGGGGGAAATGGAAATAGTTTAGATGAATCTGAAACACTAACAATTCCAAATATGATTGAAGATTTAAAGCATATGAACTTTTATAATAACCAAATAAAAGGGCATTTTATTATCCCAGAAAAGTCACCAGAatataaacaattaaattttgagcTGTCATCTGAAATTTATCAAGCATTGGAACATAAACAATTTTATACTCATCAAGCAGATGCTATCAATGCAGTACATGATGGTAGTAATGTAATTATAACTACATCCACTTCATCTGggaaatctttaatttatcaattgtCAGCAATAGATCTGCTCTTAAAAAATCCTGAATCCACatttatgtatatatttccAACGAAAGCTTTAGCACAGGATCAAAAACGAGCTTTCCAAGCATTATTGGCTAAAATACCTGAGTTAAACGATGTAGTAACTGACACATATGACGGTGATACGGAACCTGAGCAACGTAAATATATTAGGAAAAATTCTAGGGTAATATTTACCAACCCCGATATGATACACGCCAGTATTTTACCAAGTCACCCAAATTGGAGACATTTTCTTtacaatttaaaattagttGTTGTGGATGAATTGCATACCTATAAGGGTTTATTTGGCTCTCATGTCGCATTGGTAATGAGAAGGCTAATTCGTATTTGCCAGGAATACTATAATAACTATTCCCTACAATTTATTTCGTGTTCTGCTACATTAAAAAAGCCAATAGAGCATATGAAAGGAATATTTGGGATCTCTAACACTATTCTAATAAATGAAGATGGATCACCGAGCAGTAACAAACATTTACTAATATGGAATCCCCCTACATTATCTCAGCATCTGAGAAAGAGAGAAAGTTTTATAAGAGAAAGTGCGAGAATTTTGGTTCAacttatattaaaaaatgtaCGCACAATTGCATTTTGCTACGTTCGTCGTGTTtgtgaattattaatgaaagaGGTTAGAGCAATATTTGAGGAAATAGATAAACCTGATATGATAACAGAAGTAATGGCATATAGAGGTGGCTATTCCGCAAAAGATCGTCGTAAGATTGAAAGAGAAATGTTTCACGGGAATTTGAGAGCTGTGATATCAACAAATGCTTTAGAATTGGGTATTGATATCGGTACTTTGGATACTGTATTAATGTGTGGCTTTCCCATGTCATTAGCAAATTTCCACCAACAGAGTGGTAGAGCTGGTAGACGTAACAAGGACTCTATGACATTGGTAGTAGCAAGTGATTCTCCCATAGATCAGCATTACATAGCACACCCTGAAATTCTTTTGGAAGTTAATAATACAGATGCATATCAGgaattaattttagattttgataatttcttGATCCTAGATGGACACATCCAATGCGCTGCATTTGAATTGCCCATAAAAATTGAGAGGGATAAAGATTattttgatgaaaaatatttgacaAGACTATGTAAAGAACGATTACAATTTAGTAAAGATGGATATCATACACACAACAAATTTTTACCGTGGCCTTCTAAGCATGTGTCTCTAAGAGGGGTTGAGGAAGACCAATTTGCTGTAGTTGATATCACAAACGGTAGAAATGCTgttattgaagaaattgaaacaaGTAGAACAAGCTTTACGTTGTATGATGGAGGTATCTTTATCCACCAAGGTTATCCATATTTggttaaagaatttaatcCGGAAGAGAGGTATGCTACCGTTCAACGAGTTGATGTTGATTGGGTAACAAGTCAGCGTGATTTTACGGATGTTGATCCACAAATGATTGAAATGGTAAGGTCATTAGAAGGTAGTGATACCCCGATATATTATGGCCAGATTAAAActactattattgtttttggattttttaaagttgataaatttaaaagaattattgattCTGTAGAAACTCATAACCCGCCTGTAATAATAGATTCCAAAGGATTTTGGATCGATATTCCAAAAAGAGCATTGGAAATATGTAAAGAAAAGGGCTTGAGTATTGCTGGTGCAATTCATGCAGCTGAGCATGCTATTATAGGGTTATTGCCTAGATTTATTGTTGCTGGTGTCGAAGAAATTCAAACCGAATGCAAAGCGCCTGAAAAGGAATTTGCAGAACGGCAAACTAAAAGGAAAAGACCAGCAAGATTAATCTTCACCGATTCTAAAGGCGGAAAATATGGGTCAGGTCTATCTATTAAAGCATTTGAACATATCGatgaaatattagaaaGTGCTCTTGAGAGAATCGTAGAGTGCAAGTGTCCTGACGGTTGTCCTGATTGTGTAGCAGCCTCATTCTGTAAGGAAAACAGTCTGGTTATATCAAAGCCTGGTGCTCTAGTGCTTTTTCATTGTATTTTAGGTCATCCAGAAGCTACatatattaattctattaaGGAGGGACCTGAACCAAATATGCCTGATATTGTCGTAGAAACAGTAACCCCAGTCTCGGATCATGTTAACTTCTCACCAAACTTCAAAATCATTGACGTAAGGACTTCTATAAAGGAAGAAGTTGTTGAAAAGTAg
- the TBLA0A10240 gene encoding phosphatase PAP2 family protein (similar to Saccharomyces cerevisiae DPP1 (YDR284C); ancestral locus Anc_5.297) — translation MPLNRLSLNLPEYGIFGNTSNQKKWMVSDLIILVVIVILNYPVYYQEPFERQFYINDLTISHPYAEHQRVGNLALLLYSYVLPVIVIILIVLIFADSRHRTYLLYVSLLGLTMSFTLNTLFTNYIKNWIGRSRPDFLARCIPKGGLEKDVLYTASEVCTTTDREKLLEGFRTTPSGHSSESFSGLGFLYLWLCGQLLTQNPSVGIWRKITAMLPLLGATLIALSRTEDYRHHFVDVIIGSALGYFFAYNIYLRYFPSIDSEIPFKPLLDDSEVDFRLEQEHVRIPDEEELAD, via the coding sequence atgCCTCTAAATAGactttcattaaatttgcCAGAATATGGTATATTTGGTAATAcatcaaatcaaaaaaagtGGATGGTTTCTgatcttattattttagtCGTAATAGTGATCTTAAATTACCCAGTTTATTACCAAGAACCTTTTGAAAGACAATTTTACATTAACGATCTAACAATTTCTCATCCATATGCAGAACATCAACGAGTTGGTAACTTGGCTTTACTCCTCTATTCTTATGTTCTTCCAGTTATTGtgattattcttattgtattaatttttgcTGATTCAAGACATAGAACTTACCTGTTATACGTTTCTCTATTAGGTTTGACCATGTCGTTCACATTGAATACTCTGTTCACAAATTACATTAAAAATTGGATTGGGAGATCAAGACCTGATTTCTTGGCAAGATGCATACCAAAAGGAGGTTTGGAAAAGGATGTTTTATATACTGCATCTGAAGTTTGTACGACAACTGATAGAGAGAAACTTTTGGAAGGTTTTAGAACTACACCATCAGGCCATTCTAGTGAAAGTTTTTCAGGCCTAGGATTTCTCTACTTATGGTTATGTGGGCAATTATTGACTCAAAACCCTTCAGTAGGTATTTGGAGAAAAATAACTGCTATGTTGCCGCTATTAGGTGCTACATTAATTGCTCTATCAAGAACTGAAGATTATAGACATCATTTTGTAGACGTCATAATCGGTTCTGCTCTAGGTTATTTCTTTGCTTATAACATTTACCTAAGGTATTTCCCTTCAATTGATTCAGAAATACCATTTAAGCCTTTACTAGATGACTCTGAGGTTGATTTTAGATTAGAGCAAGAGCATGTTCGTATTcctgatgaagaagaattagctgattaa
- the ZIP1 gene encoding Zip1p (similar to Saccharomyces cerevisiae ZIP1 (YDR285W); ancestral locus Anc_5.296), whose protein sequence is MSNFFKDTSIGFKPRNNIFSKFKQKELPSIQKNFTTSANDDNNSSLTENYLPLSMINENEDENEGEENGKGDCSGTNLSREINFENIGSDENADHIEHGNKVEIRVVNRKVVDTDNTNRRLEITRNNTSTPNKLNSNVPLPTKITQQTRTPTEESELEITEIRDIPESSNKEQLNHVDDSKKEDQNLKLKNSFKRNILSIDQFDSHQINDSSITLRDTSSNDVLLEAFNDTQKICSKLKQELHTKEITINKLERKISNYENDIGKLVQKFNNHKTLLNELDGKTRIFKEQKNLDQRIIIELKQNNDNFKEKILYYKNEFSKLRISLSECNDWKKEMNNEINKKNKEILYLKKELDDFSGQLSEEKIKNSSLIKELSQNRDETLKTFDENKIYLEESFSGKIIELEKNLEKALVEKFTKPLIDNFNENSIKYNENFQRNFKTYHYKINIPFYFFLTKFILLTYKIKIIYRSNEEFVKIIEIVKDEHLKQLNENNDTVISNFNVFKVENDVSISNIFSTFKNFEESLKSKFNEIENNYTSILSEKTKILAEDLNSIANDFNSYKEKMNQKEEYSEIIKNLEKEIHELATQKMNCLTSLGTKEAEFEEITSQLNELKNKETNLLTLEKQLNEQIADLNLNVEQKNFEINKLTNENLSISSNFDNKISAQESIMKALITENDLLKQTTSKLEEERSKEENEKENTKAMVQKLNEQINKINVDLIQLKASSLEQEEENKNLHKIIKEKDDIIKMQTDNSKSLEVKVKENQSLEIENIRLQERNKELNDIKNSIMDEVSNLKDIIQKKEEDQKKLLKEIYETKRVEPITKVNSFPEFRLREEKNKNTVENFVEERNTESQVSIYLKDTNDIVTKKTTKNGTEPKKKNAQKTDICQTKNSKRNINDIFDDFELSSSASDDLEFTLPSQQKQTNLKNTENNSQVKPNLYQKNIVTNKR, encoded by the coding sequence ATGTCAAATTTCTTCAAGGATACGTCCATAGGTTTCAAAccaagaaataatattttctctaaatttaaacaaaaagaattaCCCTCAattcaaaagaattttaCTACTTCTGCGAATGATGacaataattcttcattaacagaaaattatttaccTCTATCAATGATAAATGAAAACGAAGACGAAAATGAAGGTGAAGAAAACGGTAAGGGAGATTGCTCAGGCACTAATCTGTCAAGAGagattaattttgaaaatataggCTCCGATGAAAATGCTGATCACATTGAGCATGGGAATAAGGTGGAGATTCGAGTAGTAAATAGAAAAGTTGTTGATACTGATAACACCAATAGGAGATTAGAAATTACTCGTAACAATACTAGTACaccaaataaattaaactCAAATGTACCTCTACCAACAAAAATCACTCAACAAACCAGAACTCCAACAGAAGAAAgtgaattagaaattaCTGAAATAAGAGATATTCCTGAATCATCAAATAAAGAACAACTAAATCATGTTGATGATTCCAAAAAAGAAGACCAAAATTTGAAACTAAAAAATTCCTTTAAAAGGAATATTTTGAGTATTGATCAATTCGATTCCCACCAGATCAATGACAGCAGCATTACGTTAAGAGATACAAGTTCCAATGATGTACTATTAGAGGCGTTTAATGACACTCAAAAAATCTGTTCAAAGCTTAAACAAGAATTACatacaaaagaaattacCATTAACAAATTAGAAAGGAAAATTTCAAACTACGAAAATGATATTGGTAAATTGgttcaaaaatttaataatcataaaaCTTTATTGAATGAATTAGATGGTAAAACTCGAATATTCAAAGAACAGAAAAACTTGGatcaaagaattattattgaattaaaacagaacaatgataatttcaaagagaaaattttatattataaaaatgaattttcaaaattacgAATTTCTTTAAGTGAATGTAATGATTGGAAAAAGGAAatgaataatgaaattaataaaaaaaataaagaaatactttatttaaaaaaagaactgGATGATTTTTCTGGTCAACTAAGTGaagaaaagattaaaaattcatcattgattaaagaattatctCAAAATAGAGATGAAACGTTGAAAActtttgatgaaaataaaatttatttggaaGAATCATTTAGTGGTAAGATTAtagaattggaaaaaaatctaGAAAAAGCTTtagttgaaaaatttacaaaaccattaatagataattttaatgaaaattctattaaatataatgaaaattttcaaagaaACTTCAAAACGTatcattacaaaataaacatacccttttatttttttttaacaaaattcattttactaacttataaaattaaaataatttatagatctaatgaagaatttgtcaaaataattgaaattgtgAAAGATGAACATcttaaacaattaaatgaaaataatgatacgGTAATTAGTAATTTTAATGTCTTTAAAGTAGAAAATGATGTAAGCATtagtaatatattttcaacgtttaaaaattttgaagaaagtTTAAAATCAAAGTTTAATGAAATcgaaaataattataccTCAATTCTTTCTGAAAAAACCAAAATATTAGCAGAAGATCTAAATTCTATCGCTAATGATTTTAACAGttacaaagaaaaaatgaatcagaaagaagaatatagtgaaataataaagaacttagaaaaagaaattcatGAATTAGCGACccaaaaaatgaattgttTAACATCATTGGGAACAAAAGAAGCTGAGTTTGAAGAAATAACAAGCCAATTAAATGAGCTAAAAAATAAGGAAACAAATCTACTGACCTTAGAAAAACAGTTGAACGAACAAATTGCTGATTTGAACTTAAATGTTGagcaaaaaaattttgaaattaataagcttactaatgaaaatttatcaatttcttcaaattttgataacAAAATATCTGCACAAGAATCTATTATGAAAGCGTTAATAACTGAAAATGATTTGTTGAAACAAACTACTtctaaattagaagaagaaaggtctaaagaagaaaacGAAAAGGAAAATACTAAAGCCATGGTTCAAAAGTTAAATGAACAAATAAACAAGATAAATGTAGATTTAATACAGCTTAAAGCCAGTAGCCTCGAgcaagaagaagaaaataaaaatcttcataaaataataaaagaaaaagacgATATCATAAAAATGCAAACAGATAACAGTAAAAGTTTAGAAGTAAaagtaaaagaaaatcaatCTTTAGAGATTGAAAACATAAGGTTACAAGAACGAAATAAGGAGCTAAATGATATAAAGAACTCTATAATGGATGAAGTCTCAAATcttaaagatattattcagaaaaaagaagaagatcaGAAGAAACTactaaaagaaatatatgaGACTAAAAGGGTAGAACCCATTACAAAAGTAAATTCGTTTCCAGAATTTAGACTCAGGgaagaaaagaataaaaatactgTAGAAAATTTTGTTGAAGAAAGAAACACTGAATCACAAGTAAGcatatatttgaaagatacAAATGATATTGTTACAAAAAAGACTACTAAAAATGGGACAGAGccaaaaaagaagaatgcACAAAAAACAGATATTTGTCAAACAAAGAATTCAAAgagaaatataaatgatatttttgatgATTTCGAATTATCTTCTTCAGCAAGTGATGATCTAGAATTTACATTGCCGTCTCAACAAAAGCAGACAAACTTGAAAAATACAGAGAATAACTCTCAAGTTAAACCAAATCTttaccaaaaaaatattgttacTAACAAACGatga
- the MGP12 gene encoding Mgp12p (similar to Saccharomyces cerevisiae YDR286C; ancestral locus Anc_5.295), which yields MLPRAYIRSFRSATKLCQLSNVKLTLFSKPNCGLCDNAKSAINITLEKPLYKENDLKKNYKIVDISMEENKKWWDSYCYDIPVLHIEDKNSKESLVKIFHHITEAKLINNLKKFE from the coding sequence ATGTTGCCAAGAGCATATATACGATCATTTCGTTCAGCAACCAAACTTTGCCAATTATCGAATGTCAAACTTACTTTATTCAGTAAGCCCAATTGTGGTTTATGTGATAATGCCAAATCTGCAATTAATATAACTTTAGAGAAACCTCTATACAAGgaaaatgatttgaaaaaaaattataaaattgtCGATATTAGTAtggaagaaaataaaaagtgGTGGGATTCTTATTGTTATGATATCCCTGTATTACatattgaagataaaaattctaaagaaAGTCTtgttaaaatattccatCATATAACAGAagcaaaattaataaataatttaaaaaaatttgaatga